Proteins encoded within one genomic window of Bradyrhizobium sp. 186:
- a CDS encoding DUF3305 domain-containing protein → MSPAALPLVRIPVGIVVERHKADSPWTDFVWRAVAVLPDEPDTKPWTVLREENEAMLFYAGSATVDLYPSETARYRDNLASGSPSIWTVLSPAEGACSYSVAAATADPAEGEAFTGAGANLVEAVPMPEMLREAIESFVAEHHVEREFFKRKRRQADPEALARRQHEGGHE, encoded by the coding sequence GTGAGCCCGGCAGCGCTGCCGCTTGTGCGCATTCCCGTCGGCATCGTGGTCGAGCGGCACAAGGCGGACTCGCCGTGGACCGATTTTGTCTGGCGCGCTGTCGCTGTGCTGCCAGACGAGCCGGACACGAAACCCTGGACGGTGCTTCGCGAAGAGAACGAGGCAATGCTGTTCTATGCCGGCAGCGCCACGGTCGATCTCTATCCGTCTGAGACGGCGCGCTATCGCGACAATCTCGCTTCGGGTAGTCCGAGCATCTGGACCGTGTTGTCGCCTGCGGAAGGCGCTTGTTCCTATTCGGTGGCCGCTGCCACCGCCGATCCTGCGGAAGGCGAGGCGTTCACCGGGGCCGGTGCCAATCTTGTCGAGGCCGTACCGATGCCGGAGATGCTGCGCGAGGCGATTGAAAGTTTCGTTGCCGAGCACCACGTCGAACGTGAGTTCTTCAAGCGCAAGCGGCGGCAGGCAGATCCGGAAGCGCTGGCGCGCCGGCAGCATGAAGGCGGACACGAATGA
- a CDS encoding DUF3306 domain-containing protein: MSEDKFLARWSRRKQEAKANATLPDPAMHDVQSAPPPAVKDDDVEFDLSSLPSIDSITSATDIKAFLRKGIPQELTHAALRRAWSADPAIRDFVGLAENAWDFNDPTAMPGFGPLDCSEGSLAALVDRVVGGLRKSAEAQPEIPVEPADSSRELRQAATSSVEVAAEESTTTEPAPVPVASQPTAAETSESESEPIRRCTHGGALPR; the protein is encoded by the coding sequence ATGAGTGAGGACAAGTTCCTGGCGCGCTGGTCCCGTCGCAAGCAGGAGGCGAAGGCGAACGCCACGCTACCGGACCCGGCAATGCACGACGTGCAGTCAGCACCGCCGCCCGCCGTGAAAGACGACGATGTGGAATTCGACCTCTCGAGCCTGCCTTCGATCGACTCGATCACGTCCGCGACCGACATCAAGGCGTTCCTGCGCAAAGGGATTCCGCAGGAGCTGACCCATGCGGCGCTTCGTCGCGCCTGGAGCGCCGATCCTGCCATTCGCGACTTCGTTGGGCTTGCGGAGAACGCATGGGATTTTAACGATCCGACGGCTATGCCGGGCTTTGGCCCGCTGGATTGTTCCGAGGGATCGTTGGCCGCGCTGGTCGACAGGGTCGTCGGTGGCCTGCGCAAGTCCGCCGAGGCGCAGCCTGAGATACCGGTAGAACCCGCGGATTCTTCGCGAGAATTGCGCCAAGCCGCGACGTCAAGCGTCGAAGTTGCCGCCGAGGAATCCACGACGACCGAACCCGCCCCTGTTCCTGTTGCATCGCAACCGACGGCGGCCGAAACCAGCGAGAGCGAAAGCGAGCCCATTCGGCGCTGCACACATGGCGGCGCGTTGCCTCGCTAG
- a CDS encoding Cro/CI family transcriptional regulator — protein sequence MRDDGLERAIDAAGGVAQLARKIGISQPSVSDWSKVPAQRVIAVESATGISRNELRPDLYREPLLSEEPIDDPVDAARAQEYLLLATFLSAAPSKKLLDQLTALAGDATPLGRAHAVLAAAAGEAVVAKVEREYFDLFVGLGRGELLPYASYYLTGFLNERPLSRLRADLAAFGIERVANNSEPEDHAAILCEIMAGFAGGRLEASSDAQRTFFEKHVAPWMGRLFADIESAKSATFYRAVGALGRAFMDIETEAFTFAN from the coding sequence GTGCGTGATGATGGCCTCGAGCGAGCCATTGACGCCGCCGGCGGCGTTGCCCAGCTTGCGCGCAAAATCGGCATCAGCCAGCCCTCCGTTTCGGACTGGAGCAAGGTGCCCGCGCAACGGGTGATTGCAGTCGAATCGGCCACCGGCATATCGCGCAACGAGTTGCGGCCTGATCTGTACAGGGAACCGCTGTTGTCCGAAGAGCCGATTGATGATCCCGTCGACGCGGCGCGTGCGCAGGAATATCTGCTGCTCGCGACGTTTTTGTCCGCAGCACCGTCAAAAAAGCTGCTCGATCAACTGACCGCGTTGGCCGGTGATGCGACGCCGCTTGGGCGCGCGCATGCTGTGCTGGCCGCAGCCGCCGGCGAGGCGGTCGTGGCGAAGGTCGAACGCGAATATTTCGACCTGTTCGTCGGTCTCGGCCGCGGCGAGCTCTTGCCCTATGCTTCCTACTACCTGACCGGCTTTCTCAACGAGCGACCGCTGTCGCGCCTGCGCGCCGATCTCGCTGCGTTTGGGATCGAGCGCGTCGCGAACAATTCGGAGCCGGAAGATCACGCGGCCATCCTGTGCGAGATCATGGCGGGCTTTGCCGGCGGCCGCCTCGAGGCCTCGTCTGACGCGCAGCGCACCTTCTTCGAGAAACACGTCGCGCCCTGGATGGGGCGGCTGTTCGCCGACATCGAGAGCGCAAAGAGCGCCACCTTCTATCGTGCGGTCGGCGCGCTCGGTCGCGCCTTTATGGACATCGAGACGGAAGCATTCACATTCGCCAACTGA
- a CDS encoding twin-arginine translocation signal domain-containing protein, producing the protein MGEDRKATVGRRAFLRKLAIGTAGAGVTLATPLVESAQADSETNDEKRKARYKETDHVKAFYRVNRYPV; encoded by the coding sequence ATGGGTGAAGACAGGAAAGCCACAGTCGGGCGCCGCGCCTTCCTGCGCAAGCTCGCCATCGGCACGGCCGGCGCCGGCGTGACGCTCGCGACACCGCTGGTCGAGTCGGCCCAGGCCGATAGCGAGACCAACGATGAGAAGCGCAAGGCGCGCTACAAGGAAACCGATCACGTGAAGGCCTTTTATCGCGTCAATCGTTATCCGGTTTGA
- a CDS encoding formate dehydrogenase subunit alpha: protein MLIKRTYQRSERHGSVAESLAGQAGGLDRRSFLRKSGLVGGALAAIGTLPVGGVRKAKAAMAGPLTAGATVRKSVCTHCAVGCTVTAEVLNGVWIGQEPSWDSPINRGSHCAKGASVRELVHSERRLRYPMKLVDGQWTRVSWDTAINEIGDKLQAVREKSGPDSVYWLGSAKMTNEGAYLFRKLGAFWGTNNTDHQARICHSTTVTGVANTWGYGAMTNSYNDIRNAKTQVIMGGNPAEAHPVSLQHLLEGKELQKANFIVIDPRLTRTAAHATEYVRMRPGTDIPVLYGMMWHILQNGWEDKEFIRQRVYGFDDLRKEVEKWNPEEVERVTGIPGEQLKRVAKMFATEKPATLIWAMGQTQKTVGTANVRASCIALLMTGNVGGPGMGANIFRGHDNVQGATDVGLDIVTLPFYYGLAEGAWKHWSRVWDVDYEFLKSRFDSKQIMETPGIPLTRWFDAVTLPKDQIAQKDNVRAVFVQGHASNSITRIPESLNGLKALELLVIADPHPTTWASLSVEAGRKDGVYILPVATQFECKGSRVASNRSLQWGEQIVKPVFESKDDLEVIYLMAKKLGFADQMFKKIKVENNLPEAEDVLREMNRGSWSTGYCGQSPERLKAHMKNQAKFDMLTMRAPKDDPEVGGDYYGLPWPCWGSPEVKHPGTPLLYNTNLHVMDGGGTFRPRFGVEREEKLPDGTTRKVSLLADGSYSKGSAIEDGYPEFTLAVLKKLGWDTELTEAEMATINKINPATPDTVSWALDLSGGIQRVALAHGCVPYGNGKARMNAFGLPDPIPVHREPIYTPRVDLVAKYPTLPDAKQFRMPNIGFSVQKAAVEKGIAKQFPLILTSGRLVEYEGGGEETRTNPWLAELQQDMFIEISPADAAERGVKDGGWVWVTGAENNSKARMKALVTERVGKGVAWMPFHFGGWLAGKDLRSNYPKGTDPIVLGESANTITTYGYDPATNMQETKVTLCQIAAA, encoded by the coding sequence GTGCTGATCAAGCGAACATACCAGCGCTCCGAGCGCCACGGCTCCGTCGCCGAATCCCTCGCAGGGCAGGCCGGCGGTCTCGACCGTCGCAGCTTCTTACGCAAATCTGGTCTTGTCGGCGGCGCGCTCGCCGCGATCGGAACCCTGCCGGTCGGCGGCGTGCGCAAGGCGAAAGCGGCGATGGCCGGTCCGCTCACGGCAGGCGCGACCGTTCGCAAGAGCGTTTGCACGCATTGCGCGGTTGGATGCACCGTGACTGCGGAGGTGCTGAATGGGGTATGGATCGGCCAGGAGCCGAGCTGGGATTCTCCGATCAATCGCGGCTCGCATTGTGCCAAAGGCGCCTCCGTGCGCGAACTGGTGCACAGCGAGCGGCGGCTGCGCTATCCGATGAAGCTGGTAGACGGGCAGTGGACTCGCGTCTCCTGGGATACCGCGATCAACGAGATCGGAGACAAGCTTCAGGCCGTGCGCGAGAAGTCGGGTCCCGACTCCGTCTATTGGCTCGGCTCGGCCAAGATGACCAACGAAGGCGCCTACCTGTTCCGCAAGCTTGGTGCGTTCTGGGGAACCAACAACACCGACCACCAGGCCCGAATCTGCCATTCAACCACCGTCACCGGCGTCGCCAACACTTGGGGCTACGGTGCGATGACCAATAGCTACAATGACATTCGCAATGCCAAGACCCAGGTCATAATGGGCGGCAATCCGGCCGAGGCGCATCCGGTCTCGTTGCAGCATCTGCTCGAAGGCAAGGAGCTGCAAAAGGCCAACTTTATCGTCATCGACCCGCGCCTGACGCGCACGGCCGCACACGCGACCGAATATGTGCGCATGCGGCCGGGCACCGACATCCCGGTGCTCTACGGCATGATGTGGCACATTCTTCAGAACGGTTGGGAGGACAAGGAATTCATCCGACAGCGGGTCTATGGGTTCGATGATCTCCGCAAGGAAGTCGAGAAGTGGAATCCGGAAGAAGTCGAGCGCGTCACTGGTATTCCTGGCGAGCAGCTCAAGCGCGTCGCCAAGATGTTTGCCACCGAAAAGCCGGCCACGCTGATCTGGGCGATGGGCCAGACCCAGAAGACCGTCGGCACCGCCAATGTGCGCGCCAGTTGTATCGCGCTGCTGATGACCGGCAATGTCGGCGGACCGGGCATGGGAGCCAACATCTTCCGTGGCCACGACAATGTGCAGGGCGCGACCGATGTCGGGCTCGATATCGTCACGCTGCCATTCTACTATGGCCTCGCCGAAGGCGCCTGGAAGCACTGGTCACGCGTTTGGGACGTTGACTATGAGTTCCTGAAGTCGCGGTTCGATTCCAAGCAGATCATGGAAACGCCCGGCATCCCGCTGACGCGCTGGTTCGACGCGGTGACGCTGCCGAAGGATCAGATAGCGCAAAAAGACAATGTGCGGGCCGTGTTCGTGCAGGGACACGCTTCCAACAGCATCACCCGCATTCCCGAATCCCTGAACGGCCTGAAGGCGCTCGAGCTGCTCGTCATCGCCGACCCGCATCCGACGACCTGGGCCTCGCTCTCGGTCGAGGCGGGACGCAAGGACGGCGTCTACATTCTGCCGGTCGCTACGCAATTCGAGTGCAAGGGTTCGCGTGTCGCCTCCAACCGCTCGCTGCAATGGGGCGAGCAGATCGTGAAGCCGGTCTTCGAATCGAAGGATGATCTCGAGGTCATCTATTTGATGGCCAAGAAGCTCGGCTTCGCCGACCAGATGTTCAAGAAAATCAAGGTCGAGAACAATTTGCCCGAGGCAGAAGACGTGTTGCGCGAGATGAACCGCGGCAGCTGGTCGACCGGCTATTGCGGACAATCGCCCGAGCGTCTCAAGGCGCACATGAAGAACCAGGCGAAGTTCGACATGTTGACGATGCGGGCGCCCAAGGACGATCCCGAGGTCGGCGGCGACTATTACGGCCTGCCCTGGCCATGCTGGGGATCACCAGAGGTCAAGCATCCCGGCACGCCGCTGCTCTACAACACCAATCTGCATGTGATGGATGGCGGCGGCACGTTCCGGCCGCGTTTTGGCGTCGAGCGTGAAGAGAAGCTGCCGGACGGCACGACGCGGAAAGTAAGCCTGCTCGCGGACGGCTCGTACTCGAAGGGGTCAGCGATCGAGGACGGCTATCCGGAGTTCACTCTGGCGGTCCTGAAGAAGCTCGGCTGGGACACGGAGCTGACGGAAGCCGAGATGGCAACAATCAACAAAATCAATCCGGCAACTCCCGACACGGTGTCGTGGGCGCTCGATCTCTCAGGCGGTATCCAGCGCGTCGCGCTGGCGCATGGCTGTGTTCCCTATGGCAATGGCAAGGCGCGCATGAATGCCTTTGGCTTGCCGGATCCCATCCCGGTGCACCGCGAGCCGATCTACACGCCGCGCGTTGACCTCGTCGCCAAATATCCGACGCTGCCCGACGCCAAGCAATTCCGCATGCCCAATATCGGCTTCTCCGTGCAGAAGGCGGCGGTGGAGAAGGGGATCGCCAAGCAATTCCCGCTCATCCTGACGTCCGGCCGTCTGGTCGAATATGAGGGCGGCGGCGAGGAGACTCGCACCAACCCGTGGCTCGCCGAATTGCAGCAGGACATGTTCATCGAGATCAGTCCGGCTGATGCCGCCGAGCGTGGCGTCAAGGACGGCGGCTGGGTCTGGGTCACCGGCGCCGAGAACAATTCCAAGGCAAGGATGAAGGCACTCGTCACCGAGCGCGTTGGCAAGGGCGTTGCATGGATGCCTTTCCACTTCGGCGGTTGGCTCGCAGGCAAGGATCTTCGCAGCAACTACCCGAAGGGCACCGATCCGATCGTGCTCGGCGAAAGCGCGAACACGATCACCACCTACGGATATGATCCCGCGACGAACATGCAGGAGACCAAAGTCACTCTCTGCCAGATCGCGGCGGCGTAA
- the fdh3B gene encoding formate dehydrogenase FDH3 subunit beta, with translation MARMKFLCDADRCIECNACVTACKNEHEVPWGINRRRVVTINDGKPGERSVSMACMHCTDAPCAAVCPVNCFYTTADGVVLHSKDLCIGCGYCFYACPFGAPQYPKIGNFGSRGKMDKCTYCAGGPEADGSKEEYEKYGANRLAEGKLPLCAEMCSTKSLLAGDGEIIAQIYKERVLKRGYGSGAWGWKTAYRETIES, from the coding sequence ATGGCACGTATGAAATTTCTCTGCGACGCCGACCGTTGCATCGAGTGCAACGCCTGCGTGACGGCCTGCAAGAACGAGCACGAGGTCCCCTGGGGCATCAACCGGCGCCGTGTCGTCACCATCAATGACGGCAAGCCGGGCGAACGCTCGGTCTCGATGGCCTGCATGCACTGCACGGATGCGCCCTGCGCGGCGGTGTGCCCGGTGAACTGCTTCTACACCACCGCCGATGGCGTGGTGCTGCATTCCAAGGATCTCTGCATCGGCTGCGGCTACTGTTTCTACGCCTGCCCGTTCGGCGCGCCGCAATACCCGAAGATCGGCAATTTCGGCTCGCGCGGCAAGATGGACAAGTGCACCTACTGCGCCGGCGGCCCCGAGGCCGATGGCAGCAAGGAGGAATACGAAAAATATGGTGCGAACCGTCTCGCCGAAGGCAAGCTCCCCCTGTGCGCCGAGATGTGTTCGACCAAGTCGCTGCTCGCCGGCGATGGCGAGATCATCGCCCAGATATACAAAGAACGCGTGCTGAAGCGTGGCTACGGCTCAGGCGCGTGGGGCTGGAAGACCGCCTATCGTGAGACGATCGAGTCCTGA
- a CDS encoding formate dehydrogenase subunit gamma — translation MSSFGRFIRLAIGAWALLLLIMAAPAPSSAEQINPTASSVSERQLLQEMDRIQGRVSIPDQRSSVLMQPAGREWREFRNVVLRWIGGVAILGILAVLVIFYLTRGMVRLESGRSGRTIVRFNAFERFAHWMTATCFVILAVSGLNITFGRPLLLPLIGFEAFSEWSQWAKYAHNYLSFPFTIGVVLIFLMWIGGNIPSRVDLEWIKRGGGLIGHDHPPARRFNAGQKGIYWIVVIGGGLVATTGYQLMFPFYLTGIEGMQIAQIVHSIVAVLFIAAMLAHIYIGTIGMEGAFDAMGSGEVDVNWAREHHSLWLDQQLARSGPNDSQSQPRRAASAAE, via the coding sequence ATGTCGTCATTTGGAAGGTTCATTCGACTCGCCATCGGCGCGTGGGCGTTGCTTCTGTTGATCATGGCGGCTCCGGCACCGTCATCGGCGGAGCAGATCAATCCGACGGCGAGCTCGGTTAGCGAGCGCCAGTTGCTCCAGGAGATGGACCGGATCCAGGGGCGCGTCAGCATTCCCGACCAGCGCTCCAGCGTGCTGATGCAACCGGCCGGCCGCGAGTGGCGTGAATTCCGCAACGTCGTGCTGCGTTGGATCGGCGGCGTTGCCATCCTCGGAATTCTGGCGGTTCTCGTGATCTTCTATTTGACGCGCGGCATGGTTCGTCTGGAGAGTGGCCGATCCGGCCGCACAATCGTGCGATTCAACGCCTTTGAGCGCTTCGCGCACTGGATGACTGCGACCTGTTTCGTCATCCTTGCGGTCTCGGGACTGAACATCACATTCGGGCGGCCGCTGCTGCTTCCGCTAATTGGATTTGAGGCCTTCTCGGAATGGTCGCAATGGGCGAAGTACGCCCATAACTACCTCAGCTTTCCCTTCACAATTGGCGTCGTGCTGATCTTTCTGATGTGGATTGGTGGCAACATCCCGAGCAGGGTGGACCTGGAGTGGATCAAGCGCGGAGGCGGCCTGATCGGACATGATCATCCGCCGGCACGCCGCTTCAACGCCGGTCAAAAGGGGATCTACTGGATCGTTGTGATCGGTGGAGGTCTGGTTGCCACGACCGGCTATCAGCTCATGTTCCCGTTCTACCTGACGGGAATCGAAGGCATGCAAATTGCCCAGATTGTTCACTCCATCGTGGCCGTGCTGTTTATCGCGGCGATGCTCGCTCACATCTACATCGGCACGATCGGGATGGAGGGGGCCTTCGACGCGATGGGATCAGGTGAGGTGGATGTCAATTGGGCGCGCGAGCACCACAGCCTGTGGCTCGACCAGCAGTTGGCACGGAGCGGCCCGAACGATTCTCAGTCGCAGCCTCGCCGTGCTGCATCCGCAGCCGAATAG
- a CDS encoding Xaa-Pro peptidase family protein has product MLFPVDEYEARVERVREQMAARELDVLIIDQSEFLAYVTGFLISENMYRVCLLPRDGEPIMILRAVDLGPFTESSWLSRSVAFADWEDPIRVLADTIRNLGYATGRVGLDEDSYCMPLSRFKRLSAQLLDARFVDFSGVMAELRARKSTREIAVLRRAAAIGDLGINAALKASGEGRSARDAAAAVYQVFMQEGADVARAGIITAGVGNAFLHGGLTKQSLAKGDILHMELLPYIDGYSARLMRSAVIGEIDPRRSHLARRLIDIQDRQFEAIKPGANAAGVDALARKAMLADGLRPDYPNITGYSLGCYPLHSPRTSDFSRAFLPTAHWTLEEGMVFHMYVSADGIAISETVLVTETGHECLTRSPRQVFQV; this is encoded by the coding sequence ATGTTGTTTCCGGTCGACGAATATGAGGCGCGCGTTGAGCGCGTGCGCGAGCAGATGGCCGCCCGCGAGCTCGATGTCCTCATCATCGACCAGAGCGAGTTCCTCGCCTACGTCACCGGCTTCTTGATCTCGGAGAACATGTACCGGGTCTGCCTGCTGCCGCGCGATGGCGAGCCGATCATGATACTTCGTGCCGTCGACCTTGGCCCATTCACCGAGAGCTCGTGGCTGTCGCGCTCCGTTGCCTTCGCCGATTGGGAAGACCCGATCCGGGTGCTCGCCGACACCATCCGTAACCTTGGCTATGCGACAGGCCGCGTCGGGCTCGACGAGGACTCCTATTGCATGCCGCTCTCCCGCTTCAAGCGTCTGTCGGCGCAACTGCTGGACGCGCGCTTTGTCGACTTCTCCGGCGTGATGGCTGAGCTCCGCGCCAGGAAGAGCACAAGGGAGATCGCCGTGCTCCGGCGCGCTGCCGCGATCGGCGACCTCGGCATCAATGCAGCTCTGAAAGCGTCCGGCGAAGGCCGATCGGCCCGCGACGCGGCAGCAGCCGTGTATCAGGTCTTCATGCAGGAAGGCGCTGACGTCGCACGCGCAGGGATCATTACCGCCGGTGTCGGCAACGCGTTCCTGCATGGCGGACTGACCAAGCAATCGCTGGCCAAGGGCGATATCCTGCATATGGAGCTGTTGCCCTATATTGACGGCTACAGCGCCCGCCTGATGCGCTCGGCCGTGATCGGAGAAATCGACCCGCGCCGGTCGCATCTCGCCCGGCGGCTAATTGATATCCAGGACCGGCAGTTCGAGGCGATCAAGCCTGGAGCCAACGCCGCCGGCGTCGACGCTCTGGCGCGAAAGGCGATGCTCGCCGATGGCCTGCGCCCCGACTACCCCAACATCACCGGCTATTCGCTCGGCTGCTATCCACTCCATAGCCCGCGCACCAGCGACTTCTCGCGCGCCTTCCTGCCCACGGCCCATTGGACGCTGGAGGAAGGCATGGTGTTCCACATGTACGTCTCCGCCGACGGCATCGCGATCAGCGAGACTGTGCTCGTCACTGAGACCGGGCATGAGTGTCTGACGCGCTCGCCGCGGCAAGTGTTTCAAGTCTGA
- a CDS encoding M20/M25/M40 family metallo-hydrolase — MHHNAKALLAGIDVPAALDLLSRMVQHKSYSRSDGEKQLAAFMAGRMREIGLETELAAFGSEGRVNAVGRWKGSGGGKSLMFNGHLDTNPVTEGWTVDPWAGKVDDAFIYGIGVSNMKAGDAAYFCAVKTLIDAGVELRGDVILTYVVGELQGGVGTYSLVEQGLRADYFINSEPTDLKAMTMHAAAFMFIIELTGNTRHLSKREEAVDAITAACDLIPRLNAMKFSGALSPEHERINRVHVGVVHGALGRELHEWRTPQVADFVRIKGSGRYAPGQTEAGALADMRRELDALEARFPGLKAEVMSEDRSGVPTMPPFEVARTSPIVAAVNRAYRAVRGEDQPTGAVAPSCFYGTDAGHLHYFGGIEGIVCGPGGRYNTMPDERVDIVDFVDMIRIYMLAILEICG, encoded by the coding sequence ATGCATCACAACGCCAAAGCACTTCTCGCCGGGATCGACGTGCCCGCCGCCCTCGATCTCCTGTCACGCATGGTGCAGCACAAGAGTTACTCCAGGTCGGACGGCGAGAAGCAGCTCGCAGCCTTCATGGCTGGCCGCATGCGCGAGATCGGCCTCGAGACCGAGCTCGCAGCCTTCGGCAGTGAGGGCCGGGTCAACGCCGTTGGCCGCTGGAAGGGCAGCGGCGGCGGCAAGAGCCTGATGTTCAACGGCCATCTCGACACCAACCCGGTGACCGAGGGCTGGACCGTCGACCCCTGGGCAGGCAAGGTCGACGACGCCTTCATCTACGGCATCGGCGTTTCCAACATGAAGGCGGGCGATGCCGCCTATTTCTGCGCCGTCAAGACGCTGATCGACGCCGGCGTCGAACTCCGGGGTGACGTCATCCTCACCTACGTCGTTGGCGAGCTGCAAGGCGGGGTCGGCACCTACTCGCTCGTCGAGCAAGGGCTTCGCGCCGACTACTTCATCAATTCGGAGCCGACCGACCTGAAGGCCATGACCATGCACGCCGCGGCGTTCATGTTCATCATCGAGCTGACCGGCAATACCCGTCATCTGTCCAAGCGCGAAGAAGCGGTCGATGCGATCACGGCAGCGTGCGATCTCATTCCGCGCCTCAATGCGATGAAGTTCTCGGGCGCGCTCTCGCCGGAACATGAACGGATCAATCGCGTCCATGTCGGCGTCGTCCACGGTGCACTCGGGCGCGAGCTGCACGAATGGCGTACGCCCCAGGTCGCGGACTTCGTGCGGATCAAGGGCTCGGGCCGCTATGCGCCAGGCCAGACCGAGGCCGGCGCGCTGGCCGACATGCGCCGCGAGCTCGATGCGCTCGAAGCACGGTTTCCTGGCCTCAAGGCCGAGGTCATGTCGGAGGACCGCTCCGGCGTGCCTACCATGCCGCCGTTCGAGGTGGCGCGCACGAGCCCGATCGTCGCGGCGGTCAATCGCGCCTATCGCGCGGTACGTGGCGAAGATCAGCCGACGGGAGCCGTTGCGCCGAGCTGCTTCTACGGCACCGACGCGGGTCATCTGCACTATTTCGGCGGGATAGAAGGCATCGTCTGCGGCCCCGGCGGGCGCTACAACACCATGCCCGACGAACGGGTCGATATCGTCGACTTCGTCGACATGATTCGCATCTACATGCTGGCCATTCTGGAGATTTGCGGATAG
- a CDS encoding ABC transporter ATP-binding protein, with the protein MTSALSIRNYTLDYITTAGPVRVLHDISLQIAPGEVLGLVGESGSGKSSLAWALMRHLPDNAREVAGSLQLGDVDLQRLSPRELTEIRGRRLGMVFQDPSTSLNPTLTVGTQITEALRRHRGLKPRDASSLAIELLGHVDLNNPAAVMRRYPHEISGGEKQRVVIATAFGCRPDVILFDEPTTALDVVTGARILELFARLRRETGVAALYISHDLALVTRVADRVAVLERGRMVEQAPVADIFRAPRHANTRALVDAVPRPERRLVHDKPPDQVLLAASDIEVQYGSGGLFRDAPPPATKKIGLEIRSGEILGLVGESGSGKSSMARALTGLARFSGKICFDEHEIHGMRDMDAAYRRDVQIIFQHPDSSLNPRHRIDEILSRPLKLYGGHLVDIPRLLDQVRLPRSYANRWPHQLSGGEKQRIAIARAFAARPKLVICDEVTAPLDVSVQAQIIELLLTLREETGTAFLFITHDLNLIRQIAHRIAVMRRGEVVDLLPVEDFDADHVHPYTRELMAASPVPVG; encoded by the coding sequence GTGACCTCTGCACTTTCGATCCGGAATTATACGCTCGATTACATCACGACCGCCGGGCCGGTACGCGTACTGCACGACATCTCGCTGCAGATCGCACCGGGCGAGGTGCTGGGCCTCGTCGGGGAATCCGGCTCAGGCAAGAGCTCGCTTGCCTGGGCACTGATGCGGCATCTACCCGACAACGCTCGCGAAGTCGCAGGCTCGCTGCAGCTAGGCGATGTCGACCTTCAGCGCCTGAGCCCGCGCGAGTTGACCGAGATCCGAGGACGCCGTCTCGGAATGGTGTTTCAGGATCCTTCGACGTCGCTCAATCCGACGCTCACCGTCGGAACGCAAATCACGGAAGCGTTGAGGCGGCATCGTGGCCTCAAGCCGCGCGACGCCAGTTCGCTCGCCATCGAGCTGCTCGGTCACGTCGATCTCAACAATCCCGCTGCGGTCATGCGGCGCTATCCGCATGAAATCTCCGGCGGAGAAAAACAGCGCGTCGTCATTGCCACCGCCTTTGGTTGCCGGCCCGACGTCATTCTCTTCGACGAGCCGACCACGGCACTCGACGTCGTCACTGGCGCGCGCATCCTCGAGCTGTTCGCGCGACTACGCCGGGAGACGGGCGTTGCCGCGCTCTATATTTCCCACGATCTTGCACTTGTGACGCGCGTCGCTGACCGGGTCGCGGTTCTGGAGCGCGGCCGCATGGTCGAGCAGGCGCCGGTGGCCGACATCTTCCGCGCGCCGCGCCATGCCAATACGCGCGCACTTGTGGACGCCGTGCCCAGACCGGAACGCCGTCTTGTCCATGACAAGCCGCCTGACCAGGTCCTTCTCGCGGCCTCCGACATCGAAGTCCAATATGGCAGCGGCGGGCTGTTCCGAGACGCGCCGCCGCCAGCCACGAAAAAGATCGGGCTTGAGATTCGTAGCGGCGAGATCCTCGGTCTCGTCGGCGAGTCCGGCTCTGGCAAGTCTTCGATGGCGCGCGCCCTTACCGGTCTTGCACGCTTCTCAGGCAAGATCTGCTTCGACGAGCACGAGATCCACGGCATGCGCGACATGGACGCCGCTTACCGCCGCGACGTGCAGATCATTTTCCAGCATCCGGATTCGTCGCTCAATCCGCGTCACAGGATCGACGAGATCCTGTCGCGTCCTCTCAAGCTCTACGGCGGCCATCTTGTGGATATTCCCCGCCTGCTCGACCAGGTGCGCCTGCCCCGATCCTACGCCAACCGCTGGCCACATCAGCTTTCAGGCGGCGAGAAGCAGCGCATCGCCATCGCTCGTGCCTTCGCTGCACGGCCAAAACTCGTAATCTGCGACGAGGTCACCGCGCCGCTGGACGTCTCTGTGCAGGCCCAGATCATCGAATTGCTGCTGACGCTTCGGGAGGAGACCGGAACCGCCTTTCTTTTCATCACCCACGATCTCAACCTTATCCGTCAAATCGCTCACCGCATCGCTGTGATGCGCCGGGGTGAAGTGGTCGACCTTCTGCCCGTCGAAGATTTCGATGCAGACCACGTTCATCCCTACACCCGCGAACTGATGGCTGCTTCCCCCGTGCCGGTCGGCTGA